In one Parageobacillus genomosp. 1 genomic region, the following are encoded:
- a CDS encoding ABC transporter ATP-binding protein has product MWQILLYLKPYRKWMIVAWTLMIIELLVELWQPLLMGKIIDDGVMKQNLSVVWTWGTVMLGASLLAFTSGIANSFAAAYVGQEYGFSLRKHLFKKIQSFSFASIERLSTASLITRMTNDVTQVQNMVFMSLRIALRAPLLVMFGVVMSLIVHVQLALVFVVAVPILVAFLLWMMNKLAASFSIVQQALDRVNNVMRENLAGMRLIKAWMRGAYEQERFMTVNESLMQRTMDVLRLVETITPVLLFVMNMAIIVILFVGRVDVQTGSATAGQVVAVVNYATRITAALSMFTFITMAFSRAKASASRIADVLQTEVEMKDELEAVAAPIRQGEIRFECVSFRYPNSRALVLKDISFVVRPHETVAILGATGSGKTSLLQLIPRLYDPADGRVLIDGVDIRRMNQEQLRTAIRFVPQEVLLFSGTIAENIRFGNANASMEEVIKAAKHAQIHDTIMNLPDGYETVIGQKGVNLSGGQKQRLSIARALVGHPKILLLDDSTSALDLKTEAKLLKALKEYTCTTLIVTQKIRTAMEADVIFLLEDGQLLAKGSHDELLETSELYRKIVESQFGKKGHNDVTTTA; this is encoded by the coding sequence AATATTATTGTACTTAAAACCGTATCGCAAATGGATGATTGTCGCTTGGACGCTCATGATCATTGAGCTGTTAGTCGAATTATGGCAACCGCTGTTGATGGGGAAAATTATTGACGATGGAGTTATGAAACAAAACTTGTCTGTCGTTTGGACGTGGGGCACGGTGATGCTTGGCGCTTCGCTTTTAGCGTTTACATCAGGAATTGCCAACTCTTTTGCTGCCGCCTACGTTGGCCAAGAGTATGGCTTTTCGCTGCGAAAGCATCTATTCAAAAAAATTCAGTCGTTTTCCTTTGCCAGCATCGAACGGCTTTCGACCGCTTCCTTGATTACGCGGATGACAAACGACGTGACACAAGTGCAAAACATGGTATTTATGAGCTTGCGCATCGCCTTGCGCGCTCCGCTTCTTGTTATGTTTGGCGTCGTTATGTCATTGATTGTGCATGTACAGCTGGCGCTCGTGTTCGTTGTGGCTGTTCCGATATTAGTGGCATTTTTGCTATGGATGATGAATAAATTAGCCGCCTCATTTTCCATCGTCCAGCAAGCGCTTGATCGTGTCAATAACGTCATGCGCGAAAATTTGGCGGGAATGCGTCTCATTAAAGCGTGGATGAGAGGGGCGTACGAGCAAGAACGATTTATGACGGTGAACGAGTCATTAATGCAGCGGACGATGGACGTCTTGCGCTTAGTGGAAACCATTACGCCTGTATTGCTATTCGTAATGAATATGGCGATTATTGTTATTCTTTTTGTTGGACGAGTCGATGTTCAAACGGGGAGCGCCACAGCAGGGCAAGTAGTTGCCGTTGTCAATTATGCGACCCGTATTACGGCGGCGTTGTCGATGTTTACGTTTATTACGATGGCGTTTTCCCGAGCCAAAGCATCAGCAAGCCGGATTGCGGATGTCCTTCAAACGGAAGTAGAAATGAAAGACGAGCTTGAGGCCGTTGCAGCGCCTATCCGTCAAGGAGAGATTCGGTTTGAGTGCGTGTCTTTTCGCTATCCGAACAGCCGCGCCCTTGTGTTAAAAGATATTTCATTTGTCGTTCGTCCGCACGAAACGGTGGCGATTTTAGGAGCGACCGGTTCGGGAAAGACGTCGCTGCTGCAGCTGATTCCCCGTTTGTACGATCCGGCCGATGGACGGGTATTGATCGATGGTGTCGATATTCGGCGCATGAATCAAGAACAGCTGCGCACCGCGATTCGTTTTGTTCCGCAGGAAGTGCTGCTTTTTTCCGGGACGATTGCGGAAAACATTCGTTTTGGAAATGCCAATGCCTCTATGGAAGAAGTGATAAAAGCAGCGAAACACGCGCAAATTCATGATACGATTATGAACCTTCCTGACGGGTACGAGACAGTGATCGGGCAAAAAGGAGTGAACTTGTCGGGCGGACAAAAGCAGCGCCTCTCGATTGCCCGGGCACTTGTCGGCCATCCGAAAATTTTATTGCTAGATGATAGTACGAGCGCGCTCGATTTAAAAACGGAAGCGAAGCTGCTTAAAGCGCTAAAGGAATATACGTGCACGACATTGATTGTTACGCAAAAAATCCGCACGGCAATGGAAGCGGATGTGATTTTCTTGCTAGAAGATGGCCAGTTGCTCGCAAAAGGAAGCCATGACGAGCTGTTAGAAACGAGCGAACTGTACCGAAAAATCGTCGAATCGCAGTTTGGAAAGAAGGGGCATAACGATGTTACGACCACGGCATAG